The Xiphias gladius isolate SHS-SW01 ecotype Sanya breed wild chromosome 7, ASM1685928v1, whole genome shotgun sequence genome window below encodes:
- the tgfb1a gene encoding transforming growth factor, beta 1a, with amino-acid sequence MKVAFLMLMVVYTVGNVSSMSTCKTVDLEMVKKKRIEAIRSQILSKLRLPKEPEPDQAGDEQEIPTTLLSLYNSTKEMLKEQQTEVQTDISTEQEEEEYFAKVLDKFNMTSKNNTENTKHSKILPMFFNISVIRQSVGDYRLLTSAELRMLIKQPVIPTEQRVELYRGMGNSARYLASRFITNQWKDKWLSFDVTETLQNWLKGTEDEQGFQLRLFCGCEIEQNKDSTFSFSISGIMNGRGDTGMLQTMTQQPPYILTMSIPQNISSHLTSRKKRSTEAKDTCTAQTETCCVRSLYIDFRKDLGWKWIHKPTGYHANYCMGSCTYIWNAENKYSQILALYKHHNPGASAQPCCVPQALEPLPILYYVGRQHKVEQLSNMIVKSCKCS; translated from the exons ATGAAGGTGGCATTCTTGATGCTCATGGTTGTGTACACGGTGGGCAACGTAAGTAGCATGTCTACATGTAAGACGGTGGACCTGGAGATGGTGAAGAAAAAGCGCATTGAGGCCATTAGGAGCCAGATCCTCAGCAAACTGCGTTTGCCAAAAGAGCCGGAGCCAGATCAGGCTGGAGACGAGCAGGAGATCCCTACCACTCTGCTGTCCCTCTACAACAGCACCAAAGAGATGCTGAAGGAGCAGCAGACTGAGGTCCAGACAGACATCTCCacagaacaggaggaggaggagtactTCGCCAAGGTGCTGGACAAGTTCAACATGACAT ccaaaaataacacagagaACACCAAGCATTCCAAAATCCTCCCAATGTTCTTCAACATCTCTGTGATACGGCAAAGTGTGGGGGATTACCGCCTGCTGACCAGTGCGGAGCTGCGGATGCTTATCAAGCAACCCGTGATACCTACTGAGCAGCGGGTGGAGCTGTACAGGGGTATGGGGAACTCGGCCCGCTACCTTGCTTCCCGCTTCATCACTAACCAGTGGAAAGACAAGTGGTTGTCCTTCGATGTTACTGAGACCCTGCAGAACTGGCTCAAAGGGACCG AGGATGAGCAGGGTTTCCAGCTGCGGCTGTTCTGTGGATGCGAGATTGAGCAAAATAAGGATAGCAccttcagtttttccatttctggGATCATGAATGGTAGAGGAGACACAGGAATGTTACAAACGATGACGCAGCAACCACCCTACATCCTGACCATGTCCATCCCTCAAAACATCAGCAGCCACCTCACCTCACGCAAAAAACGCTCCACGGAGGCAAAGGATACATGTACAGC CCAGACAGAGACCTGCTGCGTGCGGAGCTTGTACATTGACTTCAGGAAAGATCTGGGCTGGAAGTGGATACATAAGCCGACGGGCTACCACGCCAACTACTGCATGGGGTCCTGCACCTACATCTGGAACGCTGAAAACAAATATTCTCAG ATTTTGGCCCTGTATAAGCATCACAACCCAGGAGCCTCTGCCCAGCCCTGCTGTGTTCCCCAGGCACTGGAGCCACTGCCAATCCTCTACTACGTGGGCAGGCAACACAAG GTGGAGCAGCTGTCCAACATGATTGTGAAGTCCTGCAAGTGTagctaa